Proteins from one Coffea arabica cultivar ET-39 chromosome 8c, Coffea Arabica ET-39 HiFi, whole genome shotgun sequence genomic window:
- the LOC113706661 gene encoding F-box/LRR-repeat protein At3g48880 — MDGKRLSKSKATGWSDMPHDILLRIFALVSIMDRMLNVSRVCSSWRRACSAAVFSSTLDISEYRKSQDYQQQGWRSQLELIFRRGIHLGGPKLTKLVFDIDFEVEDTHLTYAAERCPNLQELLLHIPVRTTERGLATAFRCWTMLERLDISFFGRPHVNIFSIVGERCPLLTEIKICGCFFNNRIAVLIGRHIPGLKKLSFRCAFVTRDGVQSLLNMMQDLDELYICVRKIDVPFYRHTGPGPAIMCEPRFLRNTSRLSVYHICYTGECGTCPASTMATPLPINF; from the exons ATGGACGGCAAGCGACTTTCCAAGAGCAAGGCAACCGGCTGGTCCGACATGCCACATGACATTCTGTTGCGCATTTTTGCCTTGGTAAGTATAATGGACAGAATGCTGAACGTTTCCAGGGTCTGTAGCTCCTGGAGGAGGGCATGCTCGGCTGCTGTTTTCTCCAGTACTTTGGACATCTCTGAATACAGAAAATCCCAAGACTACCAGCAGCAAGGTTGGAGATCTCAACTTGAGCTCATCTTTCGGCGGGGCATTCATTTAGGTGGCCCTAAATTGACCAAATTGGTTTTTGATATCGATTTTGAGGTCGAGGATACACACCTGACTTATGCAGCCGAGAG GTGCCCAAATTTGCAAGAGCTTTTGCTGCATATTCCAGTCAGGACGACAGAGCGAGGCTTAGCAACCGCCTTCAGATGTTGGACAATGCTTGAACGTCTGGACATTTCATTTTTCGGTCGTCCTCACGTCAATATCTTCAGCATTGTTGGTGAAAGATGTCCACTCTTGACAGAGATCAAAATTTGCGGATGCTTTTTCAATAATCGAATTGCTGTGCTCATAGGGAGGCATATACCGGGGTTGAAGAAACTAAGTTTTCGGTGTGCTTTTGTCACCAGAGATGGAGTGCAATCACTACTAAACATGATGCAAGATCTCGATGAACTCTACATTTGCGTTCGCAAGATTGATGTGCCCTTTTATCGCCACACTGGTCCTGGTCCGGCAATAATGTGCGAGCCAAGATTCCTGCGGAACACTTCCAGACTTTCAGTTTATCATATTTGCTATACGGGAGAATGCGGCACATGTCCCGCCTCAACCATGGCAACTCCGCTGCCAATTAACTTTTGA